gcgccaccacggccGGCTCATGTCTTTATTTCTACCCTCGTAAAGATGTAAAAAAAGGTGGAGAGCAGTAAAATAGCCAGTGCTGACccatagcacacatacacacgcatgcgtgcacacttGGGAACATACGAAAATAAGtaactttgttttatgtattttgaaactcatgtaacccaggctggctgcaGACACATGAAGTAGCCACGGGCCAAAGATGACCATGAACTActgcccctcctctccctccctcccaagtaCCAGAATTGCACATTACAGGTGAGGCGTGTGCCTCACACAGAAGTGTAACTCCTGACCAGACATCGTGGCACATTCTTCTAATCTCATCATTCAGGAGGCgggggcaagtggatctctgtaaagccagagtgagctccaggacagtcacacacacacacaaaggaaagaaaaatgtaagttGCCGagcgtggtgcacacctttaaccccagccctggggaggccgaggcaggcagatttgaggccagtcagagctgtatagtgagatcctgtctcaacaaacctaCATTTCAGAGCCCTTTAAACACCAATGCATTTACTGTCTTCTAGAAAGCTCTGTGACTACCCACTGCTGAAGTGCCCGTCCCTGCCCAGAATTCCGTTTATAGCCCCACTCACCCAACTGACAGCCCGAGTTCCACATCTCTTGGGGGTTATAGTTGGCTGAGTTCATCCGCAGCCCCATCGGGTACACTCTGGTCAGTTGCTGAGTGTTGAGCCTGACAAAGCTGTTCCCTAGGGCAGAGTTGGGGCCAGGATCGTGATAGGACCCAGGCTTCTGTCCCTGGCCCAGTTCCAGGGTCTGTCTAcccacccatcccccacctccacctcagctcctccctctcttctgaccTAGGGTGAAAAGGCACAGAAGAGGTTGCTGAggaccagagagaggcaggaacaCCTGGCAGCCACACAGTTTGACATCTGCATCACCCATGGCCACACTCTTGACTCCCTACACCAAACACCTGGCCCTAGGCTGCCAGTCCTTGTCACTCATCCTGCCCACGCCCCCAGCTGTGCCTTGGGTTCCTGGAACTCTTGCCATGGTTGTGATGCCTCTGGGCCTTTGTGTAACCTGTTCCTCCTAATTAGAGACCttttccccttctgcttcctccttcctctacgGTGACGTCTTCTCAGGCATGGCATACTTCAGGAAGCTTCCCGGGACTCAGACCTCCGGGCTAGGCCAGCCCTGCCACTAGCCAGACTGGTTAGTCAATGCCTTGACCACCACTAGGTGATGAGTGTGGTGAAGACAGCCGCCTCAAGCCTCTCCCATTTGTGGCTTCTCCACCCGCCCTCAGCATGGAGCTAGGCCATCATTCTCCTAGCAGAATCTTTCCTGGTCCCCCTGATGTCCTTAGGTCCCCTTAGAGCCCCCTCAATCTTCAGAACAACCTCAGGATCCCCATCCAGTCCCCAAGCCCGCAGGGTTCCATACCCTCCTGTTCCCAGATACCCACTCTCTGGTTCCTACCTGCCTCCCGGGTGAACTTCCTGGCCTTGCGCTCGCTGAGGGAGCCAATGTTGCAGGGTTGAGGTGGGCCAGGCCGGGGGTCCAGGGTCCGCAGGCGGGCGGCACAGCAATACACAGCCAGTGCTGAGAGCTCCGGGGAGATGGGCTTGGCCTGGGAAAGCAGCCACAGTGGAGAGCACCCGGCTCAAGGCTCCTGCTCTCACCTGCTTTCCcagccttccccacccccagcccagggGAAGCACTCACCCGCCTGCTCTGCTCTGCAGCCTCCAAAGCCTCTTctgactcctcttcctcctcatcctcatcctccctGTCTGACAACACCCGGCCATCTTCCTGCCGAGCTGGCAGCTTCTTCCCTTTCACCAAGACCCGGCCCTTCAGCTGCTGTAAAGGCCAAGGCAGACAAGTGAAGCCACCACCGTGAGAGTGGCTGGTAGACAAAGGGGCAGGAGAGAGACGGGAGAGTGTTCCTAACAAGAAAACGTGATCCCACCACAAGGCCACTGACGGAGGGTGGCGAAAAGGGTGCCATTTGTCAGAATGCCACATAGCAGCTCTTACACTGCTCAAAGGCAGCTTGGGATCTAAAGGGAAGGAGCTCCCTTCCAGAAagatctttttctttgttttgttgctttttcttttaagacagggtttctctgtgtagccctggctatcctagaacctgctctgtagcccaggctggccccgaactcgcagggatctgcttgcctctgcctctcaagtgctgggattaaagacgtgcgccaccatcacccggttCAGAAAGACCTTTCCTGGAAGGAATGACTGCGGCATATATAACCACACGACCCTTCTGTGTaagtttttcgtttgtttgtttttgaagcagtcttacatagcctaggctggcctcaagtgcAATATTAGAAAGataactttgaatttctgatcctcctgccttcgcctcctctgtgctaggattataggcatatgccactatTCCTTATTTTTCTAGCCTTTATCTCTTGATTCTTCTGTCTCAGTAAAGACAGGTGCCTGACAACCTGCTGATGTCAAGTTCATGGCCAGCTTGGGCCAAAGAATAGCCAGTCATGGCTGGGAATATAGATCAGTTGTTAGAGTTTTGCCTATCATGCACAAAGTCCTAGCCTCTACCTAGGCACTATATaaacactcctgtaatcccagctctgagacggaagcaagaggatcagaagttcaagaccatccttggctacataaagagttggaggccaacctgggttatatgagaccctgtcacaaaataaCGGCAACagtaaaacaaccaaacaaataaatgagaaaatcttTGTGAACGTAGGTGTGTATATATggaaaaattcacacacacaaacactggaagagccaggcagtggtggtgcacgcctttaatcccagtactcgggaggcagggacaggtggatctctgtgagtttgaggccagcctggcctacagagcgagttccaggacaggcgccaaagccacagagaaaccctgtctcgaaaaacaatacaaacaaacaaacaaacaaacaactggaAGATGGTTACTGCTAATGAAACAGAGTGGAATAGATGTGAGAAGTGCCCCCCCCCTTCTTTTCAGTACCAAGGCCTCATGTAAATGGACGGAGTAACTGCTGGACTGCTGAGCCTCACAGTTAGCCCTACTTATCTGCAGTCCTAAGCAGTGGCGTCTGGCAAGAGCAAATGGCTGGGAAGGGAGATCTAGGGGGAAAGAATGTCAACTCAGGCCATGGAGGTGAAAGAGGTTGGGCTTACAGGTCCCTGCAAGAAGGGACACAGGCCAGGTGGGCAGAGCAAGACACAGAAGGTCCAGTAAGTGGATGGGCTAGGGCCAGTCAAGGGATGAGGAACTAGACAGCAGCCCAAAAAACAGTTGGGTGGGGGATGTGAGCTTAGCTGAGCAGGAAAAGGTTCTGGCAGAAAGAGGTGAGGGGTCCCAAGCCAGGGGGAGGACATGAGTGACAGGGTTGGGTCACAGTCAGACCAACCCACCTCCCAAGCTGCGGGTCTGGGAGCATCACCTCAGGAGACGGCAGCTCCTCGGGGTTGTGGGAGTCCAAGGCCTGTGTCACCAGCATGTCTCCCAGGATGTTTCGAAGGTGGCGGGCCATGACAGCCTGCTGTTCCAGCCCACAGTGGTTCTCAAGTGATAGGATAACAGGATATGGGGACAActgttgggaggtggaggaaggagaagacaggCAACGGCTCAGCATCACCCTGTGCCGGTCCCTGTCCTACACACCGTGTGTCTCTTTCAAGACAGGTAGGGACTGACCACGTCTGTAGGACATGAGACATTCTGGCACCAAGGTATGTGTGGAAATGCTAGAGGTCAGGTTTGGGGGTCTCTGGGAAAGGGTGGACTGTTGGGGGACTGAGGACAGCTTCACCAATGGCTTGTTTATAAATGCTCACTGGGGTTTAGATTGGCCACGTCAGTGACGATGCAGATGCTGTCATTGGTGAGGCTGTGTACCCTGATGGCTGCAAAGCGTATGCAGGTGCCATTGCTGGACTTGAGCTGCGCTCACAGAAGTCACAACTCAGTTGGCCTCCCCTAAGCCCCAAGGTTTTCTTCCGGAAACTTGGTGATGCCGGAACATTTGTTAGCCGCAGGGACGGGAGAAGAGAGCAATTCAGTTTTACTTTACTCTCTGGGCCTCCTATTCCCACAGCACTTGGTGAATGAATGATGTTCTGGGAAGGGCATTGGCTCTGGGAGGGATAAGAGATTGCTAGGAAGTGATCCGATCCGGGGCTGGGCATGAGGTCCCAGGGGCTTACCTTGAAAGCATGGTCGTGCACGACTTGGATCACATCTCGAAAGAGGATCTTGGTGGTGAGCGTGTGGCCATGATAGATGATGGGTTCCCCACCCGGGCCCTCCCAGCAGTCAAGTTCCACACAGCGGCATCCCTGGGCAAAGGCCCTACAGTTGACAGACAGATGGACGGGCAAAGTGTGGGTGTGCCGCAGGCCTAGCCAGGGAGTGCAGAGCAGAGAGCCCCCTGCTCTCATCCTCACCGATGTACCTAATGTAGGCCTCCGTGCTGCTGGGCCCTCCAATCTGAGAGTCGGTCAGGTAGGTGTTGTGAGAGGAGGAGATGAAGTAGTGGGCTAGGGGCTGGCTCATGTCCTGGAACACACACGTGTGGGCCATGTTCAGGGCAGCCCCCTCAGGCGACAGCAGATACATGATGAAGCCATCCAGCGTCAGGAGCTCATGCTGCTTGGCtatagggaagaggaggagagagggtggggcTATCAGGGGCGGGGTTACAAGTCCAGGTTCTAGTAGCCCCCATGGCTGCTGATTGACTGTATGCACCATCTAATCCTCCACAGAACCCTGAGGGGCAGCCATACTACGGTCCCATTTTACAGGTAGAGATGTAGAGCCTGGAAGTGGCGAGGGGACCTGAGGGGACAGGCAGAACCTGCTGGGCAGAAATCCGGAGCTGCTTGGGATCAAGGCTGTGCTCACCTACCTGTCTCGTTGAGCTCATAGGTCTGGATAAGTTTCCGGGCACAGGCCAGGGTGGCACCATCCTCGCCCTGGTCTTCCAGGAACTCCAGCAGCTCAGAGGCGCTCAGCACACGGTCCTCACCCGAGTATCGGTGGAAGATCTCCTCCAGTTCAGGCCGTTTCAGCAGCCTCCGTAGGAATGCCTCGATCTCGGCCCCCTCCAGACGCTCGTTGTTGGAGTGGTCACACTCCTGGGGAATAGGGAGGTGGGGCTTAGAGGAGGGGACACTCTGGGGAACGTGTCATAATTAGTGGCACACTCCGTGATCGTAATGGCTGGAAAAGCAGCAACCACTATTTCCCGAGACTCCAGTTCCTTAAGCCCACAGCCCTGAGTGAACCTCAGGAATATAGAGTCTCAGGGTTCACACCTGCCCATTTGCACCATGGCCTACCCCAAGGATCAAGATCAGAACTTGGGGTGACAGTCCACCTCCCCATGTACTTACTGTCCTCATAAGACACCTACTCGGTGAACACAAGTACACGGGCATCTGGGCTCCTTTGTCTTTGCAGGGCACAGGCTGGTCACActcagcatccacacacatctcTGCCAACCACCCAATCAATGTGCACCCCAGAGCTCCCACACAGGCACAAGAGGTGGAGGGGAGATTTGTATACACTGTGCACTCGAGTGTGTCTGCCTGTGCTCCCACGTGCAAGCACACAGTCACGTGGACAAGTGGTGCCCTGCAGCTCAGCCTACCTCTGAGCTCTGCCTAGAGGAGTCACATAAAGTTCTGGTTCTCTGGCTCCAGGGAACAGGCAAGGTTTTTTGCCTCCagaatactaggattaaaggcgcgcaccatcACACCTAGCCGGAAAAGCCTAATTAACCAGGCTCaggtgttgcttttgttgttgttgtttgagacagggtttctcagtagctgtggAGACTGTCCACAGAGCtgtggaactcgctctgtagaccaggctggcctcgaactcacagcgatccgcttgcctctgcctcccaagtgctgggattaaaagtgtgcgcctcCACTAGCTGGGAGTGTGCCTTTCTATATGGAGAGGTGGCTCCCTACAAAAAAAGCTGGAAAAGTAGCTGGTGTTTATCAGAAATTCCAGTTATTCCAGGAACTGAGAccagaggatcacaagttcaaagctagcctgggctacatagtgagaacctgtctttaaaaaccctGGATAGCTAGAGCTAATGTTTCAGATgctggagtggggagaggggtgcGGGGGACGCGCCTGAATTCACCTTGAAGAGGCGGTAGGCATACATGTCGTTCATGTCCACGTTGACCATCCTCAGCAGGCTCTTGATCTCCTTGAAGCTCATTTTACTGTCCTGGTCGGAGTCGGCCCGGTGTAGATAGGACCATATCCAGGTGTGTGTGCTCAGGAAATACCAACGATAAAGTGGGCCCCCTGGCCAGCACTAATAGGTTGTCAGGACCTGGCTCAATATTAGAGACTGTACTTCCGTCTTAGCCtcggggatgtgtgtgtgtgtgtgtgtgtgtgtgtgtgtgtaggggcgtGTTCCAAGGGCACAAGGGCCACATCTTCACAGGGCCCAGTTCCCCAAATTAGGAGGTCCTTCCTATTTCCTCCCAGGAGTGGGAATAGTGCTTTTCTCCACTAAGGGCTCAGGCCAGGCAGGGTGAGCCTCCATCCCCATTTCAGAGCACCGGGAACTGTCTCAGCCTAAGCTCCTTAGGCCAGGAACTCTCTTAGGACAGGTCCTCCCTCCCAGCCCGGCAGGATATTGGTCTAGCCGCTCCCGCTGGTTCATGGCATCCAGGCGCTCCCGCAGCTTGGCCAAGCCTCGCACCCAGCGCTGCGCCTCCTCCGCAGTGGGCGCCGCCAGGTCCAGGTTCTTGCGGCGGCCCTTGAAGACGATGGTGAGGCAGCGCGCAGGCGCATAGGCGCCCCCGAAGCGCCGCAAGCCCTCCGACTGATGGCCCTCCCGGACCGCCTCGATGTGCTGCACGAAGACTAGGATAGAGGCAGGGTCAGATAGCGGCCACGGCGCCCGCTGCTGTCCCCACCGCCCTGCCCCGCGCCACCCCAACCCACTCACAGATGTGCTGCGAGGGGGCGTGCGGGATGCGCCGCTGGAACCACACGCTCAGGCCGTCCTCCTGCAGCCGGTACAGTCGCTCCTTGTGCCACGTGCGTGAGCGGATTTTGAGGAGCCGGGAACCCCGCAGCATGGCTTGAATATCCTCATCCTCCGTCAGGCCTGCAGGGACATCGGGGTTGTTGGGTCTGGCCCTGCAAGGGAGCATCCCTGTCCAGCAGTCCCTTGCACTGTCCCCCAGCTGGTGGAGgatgggggaaatgggaggccttATGCGAGCTTAGCCACAGCCAGGCCTTTGCACCCTCTCATTGTAACAAGCCACATCACCACAGTCACTTGCTTGAAGCTTTGCAGCCCCAAACACCCCTTCCAGGCTGGCCAGTAAGAGGTTCCTGCTACTGTGGTTTCCGCAGTTCCCAAGTACAGTGCCTGGGAGTCGGGTCTCACTTAAGATTACCCTCTCTTCCAGCCACCTCCACCAAAAGCTCAAGGGCCGGTGAGATGTTCTCAGTGTGTAAAGATGTTTGCCCTGTAAGCCTGGCATTCCGGGTTCTATTCCTGAGACCCACCCACAGGGTGGAAGTAGAGGACCGGAGGGACTCCAGTCAATTGTCttctgagtctctgtctctgtctctctctctcagatttgGCCACCAACAACCTCTTCCTTGATGTGAAACTTCCAGCCATCAGGAAGTCGTCGTCCCACTATTATCTAATCTAACCTAAATCTAGCTGCAACCCAAGCtccttgcctccaccttcccaaagtgactggagggggtggggcactctgcctccagagcatCAGGCCAAGGACTCCAGAAGTCCCGTGGGGCTGATCTCCAGTTTCTTGGGCCACTGCACTTCGGGGCCCTTTTGCAGGGtccatctttctcttcctgcttccccaaGCACCTGGGTAGTGGGAGGAAAGAGGTGACGGAATTTACATCCAAGGCACTGTGGAACAAAGTTCCTACCTGTCACCTCCCAGTTACTCACCTGAAACTGCTCTAAGCCTTTGTTCTCCTGCAGATAAATGGAGActacagctgggcggtggtggcgcacgcctttaatcccagcactcgggaggcagaggcaggaggatctctgggagttcgaggccagcctggtctacaagagctagttctgggattggcaccaaagctacagagaaaccctgtctcaaaaaaccaaatggaGACTACATAAATGCCAGCCCGCTGCACAATCCTACACTCCCCAGTTACTATAGCCTGCCCACACCTGCCCTGAAGGGTTCAGCCCAAGCCAGCTCAAAGCCTGGAGCCTGCGCTGAAACAACCCAAAAGGTCAGACAACAAAGAGTCACCAGCTGGGACggcagaagagggaaccagactcTTTGGAGAGCCTCGCCCTTCAGCTGGAGGGGACAGCCAGAGTTTCCAGAGGCCAGGAATTTGTGTCTGGATGGGAAGCCACCACATTTTTTAATGTTGGCAACTAAGTCaaattgaaaaagcaaaaaaaccaaaaaccactgTGAGGCAAACAACAGTaagtctccctccttcttccttttttctgtcttcctttttttttttgttgttgttgtttgtttttttgttttttgagacagggtttctctgtatagcattgcctgtcctggaactctctctgtagaccagtctgtccttgaacccacagagatccgcctgcctctgcctcccaagtgctgggattaaaagtgtgcgccatcaCACGTGGctctattttgtttgtgtgtttgtgcacatgtgagtaACAAGTGCTGGGGAGACCCAGAAGAGGAAACTGGTTTCCCGGGAACTGGAGGACGGCTGTCAGTCACTATGCCCAGCCACCAGGAACTAAACTGGAGTGaaaagcagtctgtgctcttaaccgcagagccatctctctggctgcaacatctcccccctcccccaccccaattctattttctttgagacagggtctactctgcagtccaggctgccTGGAACT
The Microtus pennsylvanicus isolate mMicPen1 chromosome 11, mMicPen1.hap1, whole genome shotgun sequence genome window above contains:
- the Plcd3 gene encoding 1-phosphatidylinositol 4,5-bisphosphate phosphodiesterase delta-3 isoform X1 — encoded protein: MLCGSWRRCRRSPEEPRVSAQVSAPLALPPSPASPDSGTKRPGLRALKKMGLTEDEDIQAMLRGSRLLKIRSRTWHKERLYRLQEDGLSVWFQRRIPHAPSQHIFFVQHIEAVREGHQSEGLRRFGGAYAPARCLTIVFKGRRKNLDLAAPTAEEAQRWVRGLAKLRERLDAMNQRERLDHWIWSYLHRADSDQDSKMSFKEIKSLLRMVNVDMNDMYAYRLFKECDHSNNERLEGAEIEAFLRRLLKRPELEEIFHRYSGEDRVLSASELLEFLEDQGEDGATLACARKLIQTYELNETAKQHELLTLDGFIMYLLSPEGAALNMAHTCVFQDMSQPLAHYFISSSHNTYLTDSQIGGPSSTEAYIRAFAQGCRCVELDCWEGPGGEPIIYHGHTLTTKILFRDVIQVVHDHAFKLSPYPVILSLENHCGLEQQAVMARHLRNILGDMLVTQALDSHNPEELPSPEQLKGRVLVKGKKLPARQEDGRVLSDREDEDEEEEESEEALEAAEQSRRAKPISPELSALAVYCCAARLRTLDPRPGPPQPCNIGSLSERKARKFTREAGNSFVRLNTQQLTRVYPMGLRMNSANYNPQEMWNSGCQLVALNFQTPGYEMDLNTGRFLINGQCGYVLKPAHLRQRDTTFDPECPGPPRTTLTVQVLTAQQLPKLNAEKPSSIVDPLVRVEIHGVPSDCAHKETDYVLNNGFNPCWEQTLQFQLRVPELVLVRFVVEDYDATSPNDFVGQFTLPLNSLKQGYRHIHLLSKDGASLSPATLFVHICIQNSRGPP
- the Plcd3 gene encoding 1-phosphatidylinositol 4,5-bisphosphate phosphodiesterase delta-3 isoform X2 produces the protein MLCGSWRRCRRSPEEPRVSAQVSAPLALPPSPASPDSGTKRPGLRALKKMGLTEDEDIQAMLRGSRLLKIRSRTWHKERLYRLQEDGLSVWFQRRIPHAPSQHIFFVQHIEAVREGHQSEGLRRFGGAYAPARCLTIVFKGRRKNLDLAAPTAEEAQRWVRGLAKLRERLDAMNQRERLDHWIWSYLHRADSDQDSKMSFKEIKSLLRMVNVDMNDMYAYRLFKECDHSNNERLEGAEIEAFLRRLLKRPELEEIFHRYSGEDRVLSASELLEFLEDQGEDGATLACARKLIQTYELNETAKQHELLTLDGFIMYLLSPEGAALNMAHTCVFQDMSQPLAHYFISSSHNTYLTDSQIGGPSSTEAYIRAFAQGCRCVELDCWEGPGGEPIIYHGHTLTTKILFRDVIQVVHDHAFKLSPYPVILSLENHCGLEQQAVMARHLRNILGDMLVTQALDSHNPEELPSPEQLKGRVLVKGKKLPARQEDGRVLSDREDEDEEEEESEEALEAAEQSRRAKPISPELSALAVYCCAARLRTLDPRPGPPQPCNIGSLSERKARKFTREAGNSFVRLNTQQLTRVYPMGLRMNSANYNPQEMWNSGCQLGANSTTAAQAECREAQLHRGSSGARGDPRGAL